In one window of Fictibacillus phosphorivorans DNA:
- a CDS encoding DeoR/GlpR family DNA-binding transcription regulator, which produces MFSEERREKILEVLKNEGRVLAKELSDALQVSIDSIRRDLSSLEDNGLLKRTHGGAIPVTEVNKGPSPNEVRFGEGSKYEKAIAKEAIKYIKENDTIFLSGGGMHHEIVKHLPQYRLTVVTNSLATADALREKDNIDLYMVGGKVKKSGNMTDALVTNLISQYSFDVSFATGGGISERGISTATPEVAAFMSAVEKVSRKVVGVFPHYKIGVNAFAKVGPVTNVDVVITDDDAPRDHLSAIEQQGVSVVIAHSNFSHEQPASKTE; this is translated from the coding sequence ATGTTTTCTGAAGAAAGAAGAGAGAAAATTTTAGAAGTGCTTAAGAACGAAGGACGAGTGCTTGCAAAAGAATTATCAGATGCCCTCCAAGTTTCGATTGATTCTATCCGCCGAGACTTATCATCTCTCGAGGATAACGGGCTGCTTAAACGAACTCATGGTGGCGCGATTCCTGTAACAGAAGTAAACAAAGGACCTTCACCAAACGAAGTTCGTTTTGGAGAAGGATCAAAGTATGAGAAAGCCATTGCGAAGGAAGCGATAAAGTACATTAAAGAAAACGATACTATATTCCTGAGTGGTGGAGGTATGCACCATGAGATTGTAAAGCATCTTCCTCAGTACCGATTAACAGTTGTGACCAACTCGCTCGCAACTGCTGATGCCCTTCGCGAGAAAGATAACATCGACCTTTATATGGTCGGTGGAAAAGTAAAAAAATCAGGCAATATGACGGATGCCTTAGTAACCAATCTCATCAGTCAATATTCTTTTGATGTTTCATTTGCGACAGGTGGCGGGATCTCCGAAAGAGGGATAAGTACGGCAACGCCAGAAGTAGCTGCTTTTATGAGTGCTGTTGAAAAGGTCTCTCGTAAAGTCGTTGGTGTATTTCCTCATTACAAAATAGGAGTTAACGCTTTTGCGAAAGTTGGTCCTGTTACGAACGTAGATGTTGTTATCACAGATGATGATGCACCGAGAGATCATCTATCAGCTATTGAACAACAAGGAGTTTCTGTCGTTATTGCTCATTCAAATTTTAGCCATGAGCAGCCAGCTTCAAAAACAGAATAA
- the thiM gene encoding hydroxyethylthiazole kinase yields MNNTRIQEWKTFVSQIREEKPLIHHITNNVTMNFLANGVLSAGGSPMMVHDAQEVEDAVGAADALVLNIGTLDGATAESMILALRKALLAEVPVVLDPVGVGLSAFRQELVKKILIEYSELKGVRPQTILTICGNAAEMQFLAEGAWEGKGVDGDLATSEEDLIKLAAAAAKQTGCLIAMTGRKDVISDGERAIVLSHGDPMLSYVTGTGCFATSMVALYQANQKQELISEKVDLPVLERTALAILMLTKAAEEAVKTAKGPGSFQQNLLDQLYCLESTYEIFHESIQWKEHVLKEGVNR; encoded by the coding sequence ATGAACAATACTAGAATACAAGAATGGAAAACGTTCGTTTCACAGATTAGGGAAGAAAAGCCACTCATCCATCATATAACGAATAACGTGACGATGAACTTTTTAGCCAATGGTGTTCTCTCAGCGGGAGGAAGTCCGATGATGGTGCACGATGCACAAGAAGTTGAAGATGCGGTAGGGGCAGCAGATGCGTTAGTGTTGAACATCGGAACATTGGATGGAGCGACAGCGGAATCTATGATACTCGCTCTTCGTAAAGCACTACTTGCAGAAGTACCTGTAGTCCTCGATCCAGTAGGAGTAGGCTTATCAGCTTTCAGGCAAGAACTTGTAAAGAAAATATTGATAGAATATTCAGAATTAAAGGGGGTCAGACCCCAAACAATTCTGACAATTTGCGGAAACGCTGCTGAGATGCAGTTTTTGGCTGAAGGTGCATGGGAAGGAAAAGGGGTAGATGGTGATTTGGCTACCTCTGAAGAGGATTTGATCAAGCTTGCAGCGGCTGCAGCGAAGCAAACGGGCTGTCTTATTGCAATGACAGGAAGGAAGGATGTTATTTCAGATGGTGAACGGGCCATCGTGCTTTCTCATGGAGATCCTATGCTTTCCTATGTTACAGGTACTGGATGTTTTGCTACCTCAATGGTAGCTCTTTACCAAGCGAATCAAAAACAAGAACTCATAAGTGAAAAAGTTGACCTGCCAGTGTTAGAAAGAACGGCTCTCGCTATTTTGATGCTTACTAAAGCGGCTGAAGAGGCGGTGAAAACGGCCAAGGGACCTGGAAGCTTTCAACAAAACCTACTTGATCAGCTCTATTGTTTAGAATCCACATATGAGATATTTCATGAATCAATACAGTGGAAAGAACACGTGCTGAAAGAAGGAGTGAATCGATGA
- a CDS encoding IDEAL domain-containing protein yields the protein MKDKNASFNKNQNEMVQYKQQKRDPFAFSLIAQMVLDEALHNYYKAYYEREIDIALDTKDKERFMKLSAEYKAFLS from the coding sequence ATGAAAGACAAAAATGCTTCTTTTAACAAGAACCAAAATGAAATGGTGCAGTACAAACAACAAAAAAGAGACCCATTTGCCTTCAGCCTTATTGCCCAAATGGTACTAGATGAGGCCCTTCACAATTATTACAAAGCGTATTACGAAAGAGAAATCGACATTGCCTTGGATACAAAAGATAAAGAACGATTTATGAAATTAAGCGCAGAGTACAAAGCGTTTCTCAGTTAG
- a CDS encoding YecA family protein: protein MSMIGRNDPCYCGSGKKYKKCCLHKEEQTREVSFHQEGLIKYALENYQQDLAARTSKYVKKHPVAKEQEQTYANIAVCWEIFCSEIKDDKTPVQLYVEKVKDSVKPEVAEILAGWTTAAPSLYKVLEQKTGFIFTVQDIWTEAVYDVTINAAEKPKTESALLGTLVSNGINHEFYVGYVEMPMTELPPLKAAIEKIQPQQDPKVTFKNEFPAVLQLALIDISAGVPQSQPENKATDTTSTKVEKAEEVTDLKDEKYNAVTELVKANAETEVVEEAEKLWSEYVTESKPAIRKEEIYAAALDYLVSKDIRGIASTQAETAKKYGVSPASLSSRYREMKELLSV from the coding sequence ATGTCAATGATAGGAAGAAATGATCCGTGCTATTGTGGCAGCGGAAAAAAATATAAAAAATGTTGCTTACATAAAGAAGAGCAAACACGTGAAGTATCCTTTCATCAAGAAGGACTCATCAAATATGCCCTAGAGAACTATCAACAGGATTTAGCTGCACGTACTTCTAAGTATGTTAAAAAGCACCCTGTTGCTAAAGAGCAAGAGCAAACATACGCAAACATTGCGGTTTGTTGGGAGATATTCTGCTCAGAGATAAAGGACGATAAGACACCTGTTCAGCTTTATGTAGAAAAAGTGAAGGATTCTGTTAAACCAGAAGTAGCGGAAATTCTAGCTGGCTGGACAACAGCTGCACCATCCCTTTATAAAGTTTTAGAGCAAAAAACTGGATTCATCTTTACCGTTCAGGATATTTGGACAGAAGCCGTGTATGATGTAACGATCAATGCTGCTGAAAAGCCCAAAACAGAAAGTGCTCTTCTTGGAACACTCGTTTCAAACGGAATCAACCATGAGTTTTATGTTGGATACGTAGAGATGCCGATGACTGAACTACCGCCTTTAAAAGCAGCGATAGAAAAGATTCAGCCTCAACAAGATCCAAAAGTTACCTTCAAGAACGAATTCCCTGCTGTTCTTCAGCTCGCTTTAATCGATATAAGTGCTGGTGTTCCTCAATCTCAACCTGAGAATAAAGCAACAGACACTACTTCTACTAAAGTAGAAAAAGCAGAAGAAGTAACAGATTTAAAAGACGAAAAATACAACGCTGTAACTGAACTTGTTAAAGCGAATGCCGAAACAGAAGTTGTAGAAGAAGCAGAAAAGCTTTGGAGTGAGTATGTTACTGAAAGCAAACCAGCTATTCGTAAAGAAGAAATTTACGCGGCTGCCCTTGATTATCTCGTATCAAAAGATATTCGAGGAATCGCTTCTACTCAAGCAGAAACAGCTAAAAAATATGGTGTTTCACCTGCTAGTCTTTCCTCACGATATCGTGAGATGAAAGAACTTTTAAGCGTATAA
- a CDS encoding purine/pyrimidine permease has product MKLTFSSLQWMVFILAGSLVAPIAIGDAFNMTQAETAELLQRSFLIIGVSAILQALFGHKLPINEGPAGLWWGVFTVYAGIVASGALTVADGLQQLTAGMLISGVLFLLLGMFRIISSVRALFTPLVTGTYLILLVSQLSGSFIKGMLGIGYLQEGADSKVALTSLFILVLSIVLGKSRVKWLRSYSILISLLLGWGLFKLLNLTKETMHSHTTFAFPELFAWGMPELSSGTIITSLFVGMLLLTNMVASINVVEKAYETENNNYEPINYNRSSIMMGINTWIAGLFSAVASVPISGAAGFILTTKMFSKLAFIIGNALIILISFFPPLTFFFAGIPAPVGYATIFLPFSSMIGLAFKEYKSELKSENNLFIISTSLMVGIGSLFIPAAALKEWPNIIVTLLSNGLIMGMLTCMILEQFYKRRTSHVNVEKEG; this is encoded by the coding sequence ATGAAATTAACGTTCTCTTCTCTTCAATGGATGGTGTTTATTCTTGCAGGAAGTTTAGTAGCTCCCATCGCTATTGGTGATGCGTTCAACATGACACAAGCGGAAACCGCAGAACTATTACAACGGTCGTTTCTAATCATTGGTGTATCTGCGATCTTGCAAGCATTGTTCGGTCATAAGCTGCCGATCAATGAAGGTCCTGCTGGTTTATGGTGGGGTGTTTTTACCGTATATGCAGGGATTGTAGCTTCTGGGGCATTGACCGTTGCTGATGGGCTACAGCAACTTACCGCTGGAATGCTAATCAGTGGAGTTCTTTTTTTACTGCTTGGCATGTTTCGAATCATAAGTTCAGTAAGGGCTCTTTTTACTCCGTTGGTTACAGGCACCTATCTGATTCTTCTCGTCTCACAACTGAGCGGTTCTTTTATTAAAGGTATGCTGGGTATTGGCTATCTACAGGAAGGTGCAGATAGCAAAGTTGCTCTCACATCACTCTTCATCTTAGTTTTGTCCATCGTACTCGGTAAATCTCGTGTGAAATGGTTAAGAAGTTATTCCATCTTGATCTCTTTGTTACTCGGTTGGGGGCTTTTTAAACTCTTGAATTTAACAAAAGAAACGATGCATAGTCATACGACTTTTGCTTTTCCAGAATTATTCGCTTGGGGAATGCCAGAACTATCTTCAGGAACGATCATAACATCCCTATTCGTCGGAATGCTCTTACTAACGAACATGGTAGCTAGTATCAACGTCGTTGAAAAAGCCTATGAAACTGAAAACAATAATTATGAACCTATCAATTACAATCGCTCATCCATCATGATGGGGATAAACACATGGATAGCAGGTCTATTTTCAGCAGTTGCAAGTGTACCGATCTCAGGTGCCGCTGGGTTCATCTTAACGACAAAAATGTTCAGCAAGCTAGCATTCATCATAGGTAACGCACTTATTATCTTGATTAGTTTTTTTCCACCACTTACTTTCTTCTTTGCAGGTATTCCTGCTCCGGTTGGATATGCAACGATATTCCTTCCTTTTTCAAGTATGATTGGTCTAGCATTCAAAGAATATAAATCAGAGTTGAAATCGGAAAATAATCTCTTTATTATTAGTACGTCCTTAATGGTCGGAATAGGAAGTCTCTTTATTCCTGCAGCGGCATTAAAAGAATGGCCAAATATTATTGTAACGCTGTTAAGTAATGGACTGATCATGGGAATGCTCACATGTATGATTCTTGAACAGTTTTATAAACGTAGAACCTCGCACGTAAATGTCGAGAAAGAAGGCTAA
- a CDS encoding DUF402 domain-containing protein, whose protein sequence is MEHKTADRPNWKRVTDKHFEVTHKVTSCFKGHVTVIHLKQVSDPLVVNYKEHEVCIADTGYTWMQHFPEEEKYTITTVLDNTGNVVQFYIDMCNDHGVDENGVPWFDDLYLDIVILPDKELFLLDDNELMEAFKKGNINKDQMNLAHETAQKIISMYKEGKFEQLETCMEHAAEWTQEKRFSIN, encoded by the coding sequence ATGGAACATAAAACGGCAGATCGACCAAATTGGAAAAGAGTAACAGACAAACATTTTGAAGTCACGCATAAGGTAACTTCTTGTTTCAAAGGGCATGTTACAGTTATTCATTTAAAGCAAGTTTCTGATCCTTTAGTCGTTAATTATAAAGAACATGAGGTATGTATCGCAGACACCGGTTATACGTGGATGCAACATTTTCCTGAGGAAGAGAAATACACGATTACAACGGTACTAGATAATACAGGTAATGTTGTTCAATTTTACATTGATATGTGTAACGACCATGGAGTGGATGAAAATGGAGTCCCTTGGTTTGATGATCTTTATTTAGACATTGTTATTCTTCCAGACAAAGAGCTCTTTCTTCTAGATGACAATGAGTTGATGGAAGCTTTCAAAAAAGGAAACATAAATAAAGATCAAATGAACCTTGCTCATGAGACAGCTCAAAAAATCATTTCAATGTACAAGGAAGGAAAATTTGAACAGCTTGAAACATGCATGGAGCACGCTGCAGAATGGACGCAAGAAAAAAGGTTCTCAATTAATTGA
- a CDS encoding GGDEF domain-containing protein gives MGKKHLPAHLNHIAWNRKILNVFWVVIFVSVCVEVINSCFTSRPLEEFIKMYIVLPTTLLIFMVSLAEWSFKKKIKYIDYIIIWTASMFSAILISVHYEMYVLYTSLFFPMLISTIYFKKKKVWLSFALSTLTYLLLSTFHPVLKTMNDLMDQISMICILLTSTAICVGIMSRGYEMAKELNKAQADHQDLMVKSTIMEKQVKTDALTGLYNHMAFYEYMDVLLLQAETYHYPVHLAVMDIDNFKKINDTYGHGIGDIVLKRIAKAIKDNVTTDDFVARYGGEEFVVILNDISEEEAFTLLEKVRLVIQRLEHPEVKEEHITISTGLQTYRRGMHKQAFFEGADNSLYVAKRQGKNRVITEGYSEAIHI, from the coding sequence TTGGGGAAAAAACACCTGCCTGCACACTTAAATCACATCGCCTGGAATCGAAAAATATTAAATGTATTTTGGGTTGTCATCTTTGTGTCAGTGTGTGTAGAGGTCATAAATAGTTGTTTTACATCTAGACCATTAGAAGAATTTATTAAGATGTACATTGTTCTACCAACTACCCTTTTAATCTTTATGGTGAGTTTGGCTGAATGGAGTTTTAAAAAGAAAATAAAATACATTGATTACATCATAATTTGGACAGCAAGTATGTTCTCCGCTATCTTGATCAGTGTTCATTATGAAATGTATGTTTTGTATACGAGCCTGTTCTTTCCTATGTTAATTTCAACGATTTATTTTAAAAAGAAAAAAGTGTGGCTGTCTTTTGCTCTTAGCACACTCACCTATCTCTTGCTTTCTACTTTCCATCCGGTCTTAAAGACGATGAATGATTTGATGGATCAGATCTCGATGATCTGCATTCTCTTAACCTCAACAGCGATCTGTGTGGGAATCATGAGTAGAGGGTATGAGATGGCAAAAGAACTTAACAAAGCACAGGCTGATCATCAAGATTTAATGGTGAAGTCAACAATCATGGAAAAGCAAGTGAAGACAGATGCTCTAACAGGCTTGTATAATCACATGGCTTTTTATGAATATATGGATGTGCTCTTGCTTCAAGCGGAAACGTATCATTATCCCGTTCATTTAGCGGTCATGGACATAGACAATTTTAAAAAGATCAATGATACATACGGACATGGTATCGGTGATATCGTTTTAAAACGAATCGCAAAAGCTATAAAAGATAATGTGACTACAGATGATTTCGTCGCACGATACGGTGGAGAAGAGTTTGTAGTGATCTTAAATGATATAAGTGAGGAAGAAGCATTTACGTTATTAGAGAAGGTACGATTGGTTATACAGAGGTTAGAGCACCCTGAAGTGAAGGAAGAACACATAACAATCAGTACGGGGTTACAAACGTACAGAAGAGGCATGCATAAACAAGCATTCTTTGAAGGTGCAGATAATAGTTTGTACGTTGCAAAGAGGCAAGGAAAGAACAGGGTAATAACTGAAGGATACAGTGAAGCCATACATATTTAA
- a CDS encoding DUF4349 domain-containing protein: protein MWKRWKLWVFIAALLLSACSNDSSSKSDKAVDQDSGSKSEAKMDSSTEESKSAESEKGKEAQQMKSERKVIYHADMEITVDTLQTSMESVRKKVEILGGYMVESNTSTGEKDYQSGVMVVRVPMKSFRPFLDDVRSLSKGTPQENIRGEDVTEEYVDLSSRLKAKQQVRERLEAFMKNAQKTEDLLKISGDLAAVQEEIEQVEGRLNFLQNQSDYSTVTIQFEVKNLKAEELQTEGLNTWAKTKVLFMDTVNFLMSALSFVVVSLLGLAPIWVIVAIVVYVWWLKRKKEQKKKPESPTTLT from the coding sequence ATGTGGAAGAGATGGAAATTGTGGGTATTTATTGCGGCGCTTTTGTTGAGTGCTTGTAGCAATGACAGCAGTTCAAAAAGTGATAAAGCTGTTGACCAGGATAGCGGCAGCAAATCAGAAGCAAAAATGGACTCCTCTACAGAAGAAAGTAAAAGTGCTGAATCAGAAAAAGGAAAAGAAGCGCAACAAATGAAGAGCGAAAGAAAAGTGATCTACCACGCTGATATGGAGATCACGGTGGATACATTACAAACTTCGATGGAATCCGTTCGGAAAAAAGTAGAGATATTAGGCGGATATATGGTTGAGTCGAACACGAGTACAGGAGAGAAAGATTATCAATCTGGTGTTATGGTTGTTCGTGTTCCGATGAAAAGTTTTCGTCCTTTCTTAGATGATGTTAGAAGTTTAAGTAAAGGTACTCCACAGGAAAATATTCGTGGGGAAGATGTTACAGAAGAATATGTAGATTTATCTTCACGTTTAAAAGCCAAACAACAGGTGAGAGAACGACTTGAAGCTTTTATGAAGAATGCACAGAAAACAGAAGATCTGTTAAAGATATCGGGTGATCTGGCTGCAGTTCAAGAAGAAATCGAGCAAGTTGAGGGCCGTTTGAATTTTTTACAAAACCAAAGTGATTATTCGACAGTTACGATACAATTTGAAGTGAAAAATTTAAAAGCAGAAGAACTTCAAACCGAAGGCTTAAATACGTGGGCAAAAACGAAGGTCCTTTTTATGGATACGGTGAACTTTTTAATGTCTGCTCTATCTTTTGTTGTAGTGAGTTTATTGGGCCTTGCGCCGATCTGGGTGATCGTAGCCATTGTGGTTTATGTGTGGTGGCTAAAGCGGAAAAAAGAGCAAAAGAAAAAGCCGGAATCACCGACAACTTTGACGTAA
- a CDS encoding flagellar biosynthesis anti-sigma factor FlgM — MRIDGQQPVQRKYDVNKVYQQPSVKPPSFAKDELYISNEAKVLHENAQLNIREQKLLDIKKRIDAGEYQIDAQAIAKKISQFYSN; from the coding sequence ATGAGAATTGATGGACAACAACCCGTTCAGAGAAAATATGATGTGAATAAAGTGTATCAGCAGCCTTCTGTAAAGCCGCCATCATTTGCTAAAGACGAATTATACATATCTAACGAAGCAAAAGTGCTGCATGAAAATGCTCAATTAAACATAAGAGAACAAAAATTATTAGATATTAAAAAACGCATTGATGCTGGTGAATACCAGATCGATGCGCAAGCGATCGCAAAAAAAATCTCACAATTTTATTCGAATTAA
- the thiD gene encoding bifunctional hydroxymethylpyrimidine kinase/phosphomethylpyrimidine kinase has translation MEKLTEVSKALTIAGSDSGGGAGIQADLKTFQEFGVYGMSVLTAVTAQNTTGVQGIFPVPIEGLEAQLESIGADLTPDAVKTGMLFSSEYIERTAYMIKKFQWKNVVVDPVMIAKGGATLLGEDALQAMKAYMLPLAKIVTPNIPEAEALTGIKIDCSEAREEAARVLYEAGADHVVVKGGHFGNGEYVSDLVFNGIEMIELIEKRIQTKNTHGTGCTFSAALAAELASGKKIENAIVHAKKYIQTAIEHGIDVGSGHGPVNHFAYRRVAHEQY, from the coding sequence ATGGAAAAATTGACAGAGGTGAGTAAAGCCCTTACGATCGCTGGGTCAGACAGTGGCGGTGGTGCTGGCATTCAGGCTGATTTAAAAACGTTCCAGGAATTCGGTGTTTACGGGATGTCGGTTCTTACGGCGGTCACTGCACAGAATACGACAGGTGTCCAAGGAATATTTCCAGTCCCAATTGAAGGTTTAGAAGCTCAGTTAGAGTCAATAGGAGCTGATTTGACACCTGATGCAGTTAAGACAGGAATGCTTTTTTCAAGTGAGTATATCGAAAGAACGGCCTATATGATAAAGAAGTTCCAATGGAAAAACGTCGTGGTCGATCCAGTGATGATTGCAAAAGGAGGGGCTACCTTGTTAGGAGAAGATGCACTTCAAGCGATGAAAGCCTATATGCTGCCACTCGCAAAAATTGTCACACCTAACATTCCTGAAGCCGAAGCGCTCACAGGAATAAAGATAGACTGCAGTGAAGCAAGAGAAGAAGCGGCGAGGGTTTTGTATGAAGCTGGTGCTGATCATGTGGTAGTTAAGGGTGGACACTTTGGAAATGGTGAATATGTATCAGACCTGGTCTTTAATGGAATAGAAATGATCGAACTTATAGAAAAGCGAATTCAAACGAAAAATACACATGGAACTGGCTGTACGTTTTCGGCGGCTTTAGCGGCAGAGCTTGCTTCTGGTAAAAAGATAGAGAATGCGATAGTGCATGCAAAAAAATATATACAAACCGCTATTGAACACGGAATCGATGTTGGTTCAGGTCATGGACCGGTCAATCATTTTGCTTATAGGAGAGTTGCACATGAACAATACTAG
- the thiE gene encoding thiamine phosphate synthase — protein sequence MRTQEKSRLQQDLSLYFVAGTMNCNSPDDFYRILEQAVQGGITVFQFREKGVNSLSGQKKLEMAKLAKDVCHKHDVLFIVNDDLDLMKAVDADGLHVGQTDGNLADIRKETEGKLLGVSAHTLAEAEDAIVHGADYIGAGPIYQTSTKPDAKKPVGVDLILELRRNQLNISLVGIGGITLQNASEVIKAGADGVAVISEISGAVDPSSASSNLLFAIQTAKRES from the coding sequence ATGAGAACTCAAGAGAAGTCACGCTTACAACAAGATCTATCACTCTATTTTGTAGCAGGAACGATGAACTGCAATTCACCAGATGATTTTTACCGTATTCTGGAGCAAGCGGTCCAAGGAGGAATTACCGTTTTTCAGTTTCGTGAAAAAGGTGTTAACTCTTTAAGTGGTCAAAAGAAGTTAGAAATGGCTAAGCTTGCAAAGGATGTATGCCATAAACATGACGTGCTATTTATCGTGAACGATGATCTAGATTTGATGAAAGCTGTTGATGCAGATGGCCTTCATGTTGGTCAAACAGATGGTAATCTGGCTGATATTCGTAAAGAAACAGAAGGCAAACTTCTAGGAGTTTCCGCTCATACGCTTGCTGAGGCCGAGGATGCCATCGTACACGGGGCCGATTATATTGGTGCAGGACCAATCTATCAAACGAGTACAAAGCCTGATGCGAAGAAACCTGTAGGTGTAGATTTAATCTTAGAACTTCGCAGGAACCAATTGAACATTTCGCTTGTTGGAATCGGTGGGATTACACTACAAAACGCGAGTGAAGTCATTAAAGCAGGTGCAGATGGTGTAGCCGTTATTTCAGAAATAAGTGGGGCAGTAGATCCTTCTTCCGCTTCAAGCAACCTGCTTTTTGCTATTCAAACAGCGAAAAGAGAATCGTAA
- a CDS encoding alpha/beta fold hydrolase: protein MEIQFEEHKICSHDGTMLTGYDYGGSGDTLVLIHYLGGTAKAWHPLIPFLKNHYRIVGYDLRGHGNSNQPDHGYTFEDTAYDLESVMNHFEIKKAHLIGSSYGCMVGLYFTAMRQDRVLSLANIDGAIINDSGEHGLYDETLEEHLAKFEGQLDPDYESVEEYQKVYKEQWLPWNKERANYIADYEPRLKDNGKVGNITTGETMMKIISEIYYIDFLTWYKKVQSPILFLPAEKEDHFQKSLTFIDLAKRGLPYSQTVVIPSSTHLMMFDHGKELAEAIVKFHSEIPISQKTL, encoded by the coding sequence ATGGAGATTCAGTTTGAAGAACATAAGATCTGTTCTCATGATGGTACCATGCTCACAGGTTATGATTATGGAGGTTCCGGAGATACGTTGGTGCTCATTCATTACCTTGGTGGAACAGCTAAAGCTTGGCATCCCCTCATTCCCTTTCTCAAAAATCATTATAGAATAGTAGGCTATGACCTACGTGGACATGGGAATTCTAATCAACCCGATCATGGCTATACTTTTGAAGACACGGCGTATGATTTAGAGAGTGTCATGAATCATTTTGAGATTAAAAAAGCTCATCTCATAGGAAGCTCATACGGATGTATGGTCGGGTTATATTTTACAGCGATGAGGCAGGATAGAGTTTTGTCACTTGCTAATATAGATGGTGCGATCATAAATGATTCGGGTGAGCATGGACTTTATGATGAGACTTTAGAAGAGCATCTCGCTAAATTTGAAGGACAATTAGATCCAGATTACGAGTCTGTAGAAGAATATCAAAAGGTTTATAAAGAGCAATGGTTACCATGGAACAAGGAACGAGCTAATTATATCGCTGATTATGAACCGCGTTTGAAAGATAATGGAAAAGTAGGGAATATTACTACTGGTGAAACGATGATGAAGATCATTTCCGAAATCTATTATATTGATTTCTTAACTTGGTATAAGAAGGTTCAGTCTCCTATCCTATTTCTGCCTGCTGAAAAAGAAGATCATTTTCAAAAGTCTTTAACGTTTATTGATCTGGCAAAGAGAGGATTACCTTACAGTCAGACCGTCGTTATCCCAAGCTCGACACATTTAATGATGTTTGATCACGGAAAAGAATTAGCCGAAGCGATAGTAAAATTTCATTCAGAAATACCGATCTCACAAAAAACTTTATGA
- a CDS encoding nucleoside triphosphate pyrophosphohydrolase, protein MAYYNKLVRDKIPELLEQAGKKGTFRILGNQEFESELKKKLSEGVKEYREAKSEIDAAEELAELFEILIALTKVHELTLRELDEIRQEKARKHGRFHERLFLIKVED, encoded by the coding sequence ATGGCGTATTACAATAAATTAGTGAGAGATAAAATACCAGAACTGCTCGAACAGGCAGGAAAGAAGGGGACTTTTCGGATTCTTGGAAATCAAGAGTTCGAAAGTGAACTTAAGAAAAAGCTTTCTGAAGGCGTAAAAGAGTATCGTGAAGCAAAAAGTGAGATAGATGCAGCAGAAGAGCTGGCTGAGCTGTTTGAAATCTTAATCGCGTTAACGAAAGTGCATGAACTGACTCTCAGAGAACTGGATGAGATCAGGCAGGAAAAGGCTAGAAAACACGGTCGTTTTCACGAGCGCCTCTTCCTGATCAAGGTAGAAGACTAG
- a CDS encoding phage holin family protein: MEKWSMLYNMTVVSLGAVASFLFGTPGMLFKTLILFVILDYLTGMAASAYEGRLNSKEGFRGILKKMIIFAIVAAAHSLDQLVGGNYIHSATIFFYLSNELLSIIENAGRMNVPIPEFIKNAVSLLRQKNDNQNK, translated from the coding sequence GTGGAAAAATGGTCCATGCTATACAATATGACTGTCGTATCATTAGGAGCAGTGGCTAGCTTCTTATTTGGTACACCCGGGATGTTGTTTAAGACGCTCATCTTATTTGTGATATTAGACTATCTAACAGGTATGGCAGCTTCTGCCTACGAAGGTAGATTGAACAGCAAAGAAGGTTTTAGAGGGATACTAAAAAAAATGATCATATTCGCGATCGTCGCAGCGGCGCATTCTCTCGACCAATTGGTCGGTGGCAATTACATTCATTCCGCTACTATCTTTTTTTATTTATCTAATGAATTGTTATCCATCATTGAGAATGCAGGAAGAATGAACGTTCCCATTCCTGAGTTCATAAAAAATGCCGTTTCTCTGTTAAGACAGAAAAACGACAATCAAAATAAGTAA